The sequence below is a genomic window from Eubalaena glacialis isolate mEubGla1 chromosome 13, mEubGla1.1.hap2.+ XY, whole genome shotgun sequence.
CGCCTGCGTCACCCGCAGAACGGCGCCTCTGCTCACAAACTACAACCCGCGGTGCGTGATCTGGAACCAACTCAAAGAGGGAAAGGCGGGGAGTACCGGGGGCTGATGGGAAGGGGCGGGGACCCGGAAGTCTCGCGCGCTTTCCAGGACGAGAACTGCGGGCGAGAGGAACTACGGGAGCAGAGCGGGACCAAGCGTAGCCTCGGGAGGGCGATAGAACCCTCTGGGCGTGAGGGAAAGGTTCCTCCCGCCGAGGTCGAAGATCGCGCTTTCCCGGATGTGCCCGGGGTCTGAAACAGTTCGCGTCCAGCCGCTTTCTCCCCAACTTTGATCACGGAGCCTCCGGACCTCATCGGGGGTGGTTCCCCCCTCTCCTTGCGCAGGGCATGGGTTTGGGGAGTGCGGGCGCTTAGCGGATACGGCaaccattttaaagcattttctacCATTTTGTGGTCCCATCAGAGAACCAGCCTTTGTTGGTGCCTCAGCACGTGCTACCTGCAAAATCCATTGTTCCTGCTCTTCTTCCAGAAAGGCACCCCATCTTTAAGCAAAAGTGGCAAACCCCAACCAGTACTTTGATGAGATCGTTTATAGGTTTAGGGCCTGACCACCAAGCAGGATCTGGGTTGCCCCAGATTAAATGCACCGCCCCCCCACTTGTTCAGTGAGTTGAGTGTGAAGACTTGTTTAGAATAGGAAATGCTGCCTCCCTTGCACGTGCTGCAGCCTTGCTCCCAGCGCTGAGAGGAGGGGTGTCTTTACAGAAACCACATTAAAAAGAGTCAGTGGAGTTGCAAAAAAACTGGCCCAGGACTAAGAAGACCCTTCTGAACTTGATTCTGCCATTTGGGAGCGATGTAACCTTAagaagtcacttttttttttttttttttttttttttttggccgtgctgctcagcatgagggatcttagttccccgaccagggatcaaacctgtgccccctgcagtggaagctcagagtcctaaccactggaccaccagggaagtcccaggaagtcACTTCTTAGCCGAAAACGCAGGCAGTCACAACAACCGTGCTTGTGTTGTTCTGCTGTGAGACTCAGATGAGACAACAGACTTCGAAGTGTTTTACAAACTCGAGGGATTATTATTTCATGATTGGAGGAAGAGAAGACAGCATTTGGTGACAAAGTTATAAAGGTAGATGTTGGGGAGGGTGGTTGATGGGAAGGGAGAACACAGCAGGTGCTCCTGGGGAGACTCAGCAGTCGGTGGTGACGGTGGCTGAGAGCTCCTGGATGCGCCAGGCACTGCAAGCCTTGCACAAGATGTGCCCATCCAGCGGGTAGCAGCCCTGACACTCACCCTCAGAGGAGAGCAGCAGCCCACACTCCTGTTCGGAAAGAAGCAACAGCTTTCCATTAGGCCCGGACCCCTGAGTTCCTTCTCCCTCGTGCTCAGCACCCCAGACCCCAATAACCCTTTTTCCCTTGCCTAGGCCTCCTACCTCACACTTGTAACAGCCAATGTGAAAACTGCGATCCAGAGCTACGATTCGCACCGTCTCCTCCTGACCTGGCTCAGGCATGATGGCCCCACCACACACTGAGCATCTTGGGGCAAACTTCCTGGGGTGGAAGGGAACCAAGGAGGCTGTCAAGCCCCAGGGTTAGAGGGAACTAACAACGGAGCCCAGAGAAGGTGGGATGCAGGAGGGAACGGGAGAGGCCAGAGGTAGGTAGGGTCTTGGATCTTAGGGAAAGAGAGTGATTTTAACGAGAAGGAGGCATGGCCAGGGATGTGAAACAGGAGCAGCTGGTACCGGGATATGAAGGAGAGATGCGGAAGATGGGGAAGGCCAGGCCAGACATCCTGAGACAAAAGGTGGGGACCCCGCTGACCTGTGGAAGTCCTCAATGCAGTGGATCTGGCTGGTGGCATCCACAGTGAAAGGGATGCCGTCGAGGCCGCGGTGGCACACCACACAGGTGAAGCAGCCAGGGTGGTAGGCCTTCCCCATAGCCCGCAGAATCCGGTCCAGAATGGGCTGGGAGCACGTGGagcacttctccagggtggcctgtcgggaaggagggcaggaaggCCGGGGGCTGGGGAGACCCACGGCAGCCCTTCCAGGCATCCTGCCAGCCTACCCATCTGTGTCTGTAGCCCCCTGCATGTGATTCAGTGAAAGGTGGCCTTGAACAGATCTGAGTGCAAGCCCCAGCACTGCAGCTTcctggacaaattatttaacctctctgagcttcagtttccttcagtAGTAATATCTGCCTCACATACCcttaaatctaaaataaatgcctcgggacttccctggtggtccagtggttaagaatccgccttccaatacaggggacacgggttcgatccctggtcggggaactaagatcccacatgccgtggggcaactaagcccatgcgccacaactactgagctcacgcgcctcaactagagagcctgcgtgccgcaaactacagagcccacgcgccctggagcccgagagccacaactggaggagagaaaacccgcgcgccacaacgaagagcccgtgtgccgcaacgaaagatcccatgtgccacaactaagacccgatgcagccaaaagaatctttaatttaaaataaaataaatgcctcACACGTATGAGGGAATATCGTCCTTCCTCTCCAGTAGCCAGTGTATTGCTACTTACTTCATTCATCTCCTCTTGTATATCAGTTTTAGTCCCCCCGCTTCAAGCCCTATTCCTCTTTGGGGCTCGGATATCAAGTTCCCATCTTGGACTGGAAACCACCCCCCTAAGCCCCAACCACTCACCACATAGCAGCTCTCACAATATGCCCTCCTCTCCACGGCGTAGAAATGCTGGCCCCGGAGCTGGGCCCGGCACGTAGAACACACAAAGCAGCCAACGTGAAAGACGCGGTCCAGGGCCACAACCCCGGCCCCATCCCCGACCACATCTTCTCCGCAGCCACCACACCGGCctggggacacggggagggacAGGGTCAATCTGCACAGGCCGGGAAGCTGGATCCACAGGCCTTCTgactctccagccccacctcccctttcccgccCTGCCCAGGGTCAGCTCACCCACCGAAGTACTCCCCGCTGGGTGGGTGGTTCATGTCGTGCACCAGCTTCTTGGTCAGCCTCTCAAGCTCCTCCTCGGGAGGCTGGCTCAGGGGGACCTGGGAGGTGAGAATCAGGGGCTTGGCCCTACCTCTAGCTCCTGATGCTGTCACTGAGGGTGACCAGGCAATTCTACCCAGAGAGTTCATCGGAGAACatcccagcccagggccaggggTGCCCCTCCAGGAGCCAGTGTGCAGATCTAGGTCCCTCCCCTCCTTTATTTCCtgacctgcccccacccccagaggaTCCAGAGCTCCAGCGCCCCAGACCTCTGACAATCGGGACGTgaaaccccacccacaccccacccAGTCAGCATCCAGTTGTCTTTGAGGACCCCAAATCCCAGTGCCCGGGGGCTTACCTGGGACCCGTAcccgcctcctcttcctcctgcagAGCTGGAGACCCCAGCAGCCTCTTCTTTGCCCCCCGGCCCTGGCTCGCGGTGGCTCCTATAGCCAGCCCCCCAGACTTCACCTCGGCCTGGGAGAGGAAAGTGGGGCCCCGGGAGGGGCCCAGAGGCCTGAGAGGCCCCCCGCCTGGGGGGGCCACAGCCTCTCACTGGTTGTGCCACCTTCACTTGCACAGGGAAGGCAGGGCCGGCGGGGGTGCTGGCCGTAGCATAGGAGGCTGGAGTGGGGCCCCCATAGGGGGATGCTGGGAGCGGCGGGGGAGGAACACCCCCTCCATTCGGCTTCAGGGAGCCTGAGCCTGAGCGGTAGGCAGGGGGCTGAGGGGGCTCGTAAGCCTGGGGAGAAACGCAGACCAGAAGGAGTGAGCTGGGCCCATTCTAGGACACACATCTGTAGAACCCCCTACCCCATGTGGCACCCAGGCAAGCACTGGTTTTGACAAGGGGCCTCCCTCAAGTGGTTGACAACCTAGTGAGTCTTGGTGGCCCAGCTTCCTCCACGCTGGTGTGGGCATCACTCACACAGAGGGGGAGGGCGGGTGAGAATTCAGATTAGGGGCCAGgcttggggggggaggggcaggggacaaGGACCGGAAGggacaggggcaggacaggagagtCACCTGCCGGTCAGGCCGCCTTGGGGCGTGACCTCGACCCCCGTCCAACTCAGCCAGCATGCTGGTCAGGGAATCTATCTCAGCATCCAGACTTCCTGGGCGCAAGCCCCCCCTGTCTGCGGGGAGCCCCTggggatggagcaaaagcagggagAAAGCAAATCACACGGTCTCCTCTCCTGCCctaagcccccccaccccccaatccccGT
It includes:
- the TRIP6 gene encoding thyroid receptor-interacting protein 6; translated protein: MSGPTWLPPKQPEPARAPQGRGLPRGASGPPAAHGAALQPHPRVNFCPLPSEQCYQAPGGPEDRGLAWVGCHGAPQRSQGLPADRGGLRPGSLDAEIDSLTSMLAELDGGRGHAPRRPDRQAYEPPQPPAYRSGSGSLKPNGGGVPPPPLPASPYGGPTPASYATASTPAGPAFPVQVKVAQPVRGCGPPRRGASQASGPLPGPHFPLPGRGEVWGAGYRSHREPGPGGKEEAAGVSSSAGGRGGGYGSQVPLSQPPEEELERLTKKLVHDMNHPPSGEYFGRCGGCGEDVVGDGAGVVALDRVFHVGCFVCSTCRAQLRGQHFYAVERRAYCESCYVATLEKCSTCSQPILDRILRAMGKAYHPGCFTCVVCHRGLDGIPFTVDATSQIHCIEDFHRKFAPRCSVCGGAIMPEPGQEETVRIVALDRSFHIGCYKCEECGLLLSSEGECQGCYPLDGHILCKACSAWRIQELSATVTTDC